A single region of the Podospora pseudopauciseta strain CBS 411.78 chromosome 1, whole genome shotgun sequence genome encodes:
- a CDS encoding hypothetical protein (COG:E; EggNog:ENOG503P1KM), which translates to MASEEPERRPLLAATSGALDAGVAGADTRQRTDSGEEGRGATGTFKRNLGTLEAFAIVISIVIGSGVFTSPGSIDTNVPSPGAALLIWFVGGVLAWTGASTMAELGTAIPGEGGVQPYLKYIFGDVFGFLAAWTWVVAVMPATLAILSIVFVESIYSAAGVTDQGGTLLHKLLSIVVLSVISVANSISTKASTRLNNFFVVTKFVTIAAIVFAGVVVVILQLVDRNRTVGGGDWVKQPWFGYRDSANPDGSVTHWADVTQWELFGYLSAALYAALWAYSGWDKAIYISAELSSPARQLPLAINTSIPTIILCFITANAAYYILLPWNVVSRTDSVAVTAITRLLGPAFGILAAVLICLVVAGSLLGNSFVAGRMAVAAANQSWLPKPLSIVGRIGFKPEERETTSDAPVNAIIVSTILSSLYILLGNFRVLLTFNGLGEYTFFFLTVVGAIVLRYREPQLARPYKPLIAIPIVFALVSGFVVVRGAVFAPIPAVVLVGLWAAGLVFYFVRRRYQERGLE; encoded by the exons ATGGCATCAGAAGAACCAGAACGCCGGCCTCTGCTGGCTGCAACAAGTGGCGCGTTGGATGCTGGAGTCGCCGGGGCGGACACGCGGCAACGCACAGATTcaggggaggaaggaagaggagcaacTGGGACTTTTAAACGCAATCTCGGCACTCTGGAGGCTTTTGCAATTGTCATCAGTATTGTGATCGGAAGTGGCGTGTTCACCTCCCCTGGCTCTATTGACACCAATGTCCCCTCTCCCGGTGCGGCTCTCCTGATTTGGTTTGTGGGTGGTGTATTGGCATGGACTGGAGCTAGTACTATGGCGGAGTTGGGGACTGCTATTCCTGGCGAAG GTGGTGTACAGCCGTACCTCAAGTACATATTCGGTGACGTGTTTGGTTTCCTTGCGGCTTGGACCTGGGTAGTGGCAGTGATGCCCGCAACATTGGCCATCTTGAGCATCGTTTTCGTTGAAAGCATCTACTCAGCTGCCGGAGTCACAGATCAAGGGGGTACCCTCCTTCACAAACTGCTTTCAATTGTCGTCCTTTCTGTCATCAGTGTCGCCAATTCGATCAGTACCAAGGCCAGCACAAGGCTCAATAACTTCTTTGTCGTCACAAAGTTTGTCACCATCGCTGCGATTGTTTTTGCgggcgttgttgttgtcatctTGCAGCTTGTGGATCGGAACCGAacggtgggtggtggtgactggGTCAAGCAACCTTGGTTTGGATATCGAGACAGCGCCAACCCCGACGGCAGCGTGACGCATTGGGCCGATGTTACCCAGTGGGAGCTTTTTGGATATCTCTCCGCTGCTCTTTACGCTGCTCTGTGGGCATATTCTGGCTGGGACAAGGCGATCTACATCTCTGCCGAGCTTTCATCACCGGCACGCCAACTACCCCTGGCCATTAACACCTCCATACCGACCATCATCCTCTGCTTCATCACAGCCAACGCAGCTTACTACATCTTACTGCCATGGAATGTGGTTTCAAGAACGGATAGCGTCGCTGTG ACGGCAATAACCCGACTTCTTGGTCCTGCCTTTGGCATCCTTGCGGCTGTACTCATCTGTCTAGTGGTTGCTGGTTCTCTCCTAGGAAACTCCTTTGTGGCCGGACGTATGGCGGTCGCAGCAGCAAATCAGAGCTGGTTGCCCAAGCCACTCAGCATTGTTGGGCGCATTGGGTTTAAGCCGGAGGAGCGCGAAACGACGTCGGACGCCCCAGTCAACGCCATCATCGTATCCACAATTCTCTCCTCGCTATACATTTTGCTTGGAAACTTCAGGGTGTTGCTGACTTTCAACGGGTTGGGAGAGTACACGTTCTTCTTTCTGACGGTTGTAGGGGCTATTGTTCTCAGGTACAGGGAACCGCAATTGGCTCGGCCATATAAACCCCTTATTGCCATCCCAATCGTGTTTGCGTTGGTCAGCGGGTTTGTCGTTGTTCGCGGAGCTGTCTTCGCGCCTATTCCCGCCGTTGTCTTGGTCGGGTTATGGGCAgcggggttggtgttttACTTTGTCCGTAGGCGGTACCAAGAGCGGGGGTTGGAGTGA
- a CDS encoding hypothetical protein (COG:S; EggNog:ENOG503P0EU), with amino-acid sequence MEMPLVVHRHTTLTTPMPWQDFEPIGFHPDGLPRGVTSSLGSHSPTGTYPEVLSLGGSSDNGWTIRHLHTFHHLPCHQAIGCFLETRQR; translated from the coding sequence ATGGAGATGCCACTGGTGGTTCACCGCCACACAACATTGACGACCCCGATGCCCTGGCAGGATTTCGAGCCCATTGGTTTCCACCCCGACGGTCTTCCACGGGGCGTGACAAGCAGTCTGGGAAGCCATTCGCCAACGGGGACATATCCGGAGGTTCTTTCgcttggtggcagcagcgatAATGGCTGGACCATCAGACATCTTCACACCTTCCATCACCTCCCGTGCCACCAAGCCATCGGCTGCTTCCTCGAAACCCGCCAACGATAG
- a CDS encoding hypothetical protein (EggNog:ENOG503NZDP; COG:S), with protein MSKCRYIRGDEGRSIQIRPALACSEILVKKQAGVPFQQLRYQTPSYGDSQQADTMWSLEALFLAGLASGLTVVEHKPFMRKNIDPIVYPGQYVSHMHSFYGSDALTKDLPTTAELQKGCPSGENPNDLSVYWAPTLYYVNGNTHTEIYPATFKTYYENIDRAEIPFPRDLVMVAGNASAKSQTDVQENLNMITWWCDGNGPEDRNRRDRAALPLSTCSAHLQAILRFPDCVNPDKISEYTYAAAQGNKCPVGMKRMPSLRFSIRYNTRGAIPQGWKGVPPIKLACGEIGVGYCFHGDFINGWYDDAAKAMLQAKGQSFMRIDGAHGNGKTYSKCKAKDQDPNNGTSDYHKSLEMMGKGGHS; from the exons ATGTCCAAGTGCCGATATATCAGGGGAGATGAGGGAAGAAGCATACAAATACGTCCAGCACTCGCCTGCTCTGAGATCCTCGTCAAGAAGCAAGCCGGAGTTCCCTTCCAACAACTTCGATATCAAACACCGTCATACGGAGACTCCCAACAAGCTGATACAATGTGGTCCCTTGAAGCTTTATTCCTGGCTGGCCTTGCATCAGGCCTGACCGTGGTTGAGCACAAGCCCTTCATGCGCAAGAACATCGATCCGATTGTCTACCCCGGCCAATACGTCTCCCACATGCACTCCTTCTACGGTTCGGACGCCCTGACCAAAGACCTCCCTACAACAGCAGAACTACAAAAAGGATGTCCCTCCGGAGAGAACCCAAACGATCTTTCTGTCTACT GGGCACCAACCCTCTACTACGTCAACGGAAACACCCACACGGAAATCTACCCCGCCACCTTCAAAACCTACTACGAAAACATCGACCGCGCCGAGATCCCCTTCCCCCGCGACCTCGTAATGGTAGCAGGCAACGCCTCTGCCAAATCCCAAACCGACGTCCAGGAAAACCTCAACATGATCACCTGGTGGTGCGACGGCAACGGCCCCGAAGATCGCAACCGGCGTGACCGTGCGGCCCTCCCGCTGTCGACTTGCTCGGCCCATCTACAGGCCATCCTCCGGTTCCCGGACTGCGTCAACCCCGACAAGATCTCCGAGTACACGTACGCCGCCGCCCAAGGGAACAAGTGCCCGGTTGGGATGAAGAGAATGCCTAGCTTGCGGTTTTCGATCAGGTATAATACCCGCGGGGCTATTCCTCAGGGGTGGAAGGGAGTGCCGCCTATCAAGTTGGCTTGTGGGGAG ATTGGTGTTGGGTATTGCTTCCATGGCGACTTTATAAACGGCTGGTATGACGACGCGGCAAAGGCGATGTTGCAGGCGAAGGGACAGTCTTTTATGAGGATTGATGGTGCTCATGGGAATGGCAAGACCTACAGCAAGTGCAAGGCAAAGGACCAGGATCCTAACAATGGGACTAGTGACTATCATAAGAgtttggagatgatgggcaAGGGTGGGCATTCTTAG
- a CDS encoding hypothetical protein (EggNog:ENOG503NYS4; COG:Q), protein MEKTQREAVRSNFDYAAFMFAIRTRLADFRKACKLVRAWTTFFAARAMKYKDDYGEEAATEKYGFIIDLWKEMQDFELVRDQLLHVLVAGRDVLASLLAWTL, encoded by the exons ATGGAGAAGACACAGCGTGAAGCTGTGAGGAGCAACTTCGACTATGCTGCCTTTATGTTTGCCATCCGTACCCGCCTGGCGGAT TTCCGCAAGGCCTGCAAATTGGTTCGCGCCTGGACAACTTTCTTTGCGGCCCGGGCCATGAAGTACAAGGACGACTatggcgaggaggcggcCACCGAAAAATACGGTTTCATTATCGATCTTTGGAAGGAGATGCAGGACTTCGAGTTGGTCCGtgaccagctcctccatgtcTTAGTGGCCGGGCGGGATGTGCTAGCGAGCTTGCTGGCTTGGACCTTGTAA
- a CDS encoding hypothetical protein (EggNog:ENOG503P346): protein MVWSVSGGVIPDIELLPNIGGAPAAWKGTRADAEAEEDEMDGADEPDLDAAIHQASSVPVPDWYQCLCCGGYSTLEVLDILRRIDNDIKLSLLLSRILRGRRMGRMRQNQIEMKQALDIYLEHQ from the coding sequence ATGGTGTGGTCGGTGTCGGGGGGTGTCATCCCCGACATTGAGCTTCTCCCAAACATTGGGGGTGCTCCTGCGGCGTGGAAGGGCACCAGGGCCGATGCTGAggcggaggaagatgagatggACGGCGCCGACGAACCTGATCTTGATGCGGCTATCCACCAGGCATCCTCGGTGCCAGTCCCTGATTGGTATCAGTGCTTGTGCTGTGGTGGCTACAGCACGCTTGAAGTCCTTGACATTCTTCGACGCATTGACAATGACATAAAACTATCCTTACTGTTGTCTCGGAtattgagggggaggaggatggggcgGATGAGGCAGAATCAGATAGAGATGAAACAGGCACTTGACATTTATTTAGAACACCAATAA
- a CDS encoding hypothetical protein (COG:E; EggNog:ENOG503P1KM), with translation MDKIQRGVARSRALLPRITHRPLPSGVSYLHFGDYGTRNAMTKHELQRLKDQLIEANTNPQTGRQLFLPAFKPQTLGHLERSQELLTKEGKADDYAWLVSSRVWEEERKGLPKLLVLASPGFKVFSSGHHLTEIKNGSPEEVREIFALCAEVMSLIRRSAILVMGKIHGIASGAGAQLALATDVPVASRSLTELWLPGADLGLPCTSPAAGLSRVLGTRRTWLELAKGGYVRADLKLHGVEVDDPATKTVEDKSQYEQQANILFEGPPSSEKSLPRRSAEDIVRHRLSLDHLVYRLARRLTKRDTQQTAITKWAFWTQIGLRGQPHVNADGVEVDGCGGDGFEDAVAFAGRVMALHSQSEVAKEGISRFLQENAMRKQTNKTEVEMNETTR, from the coding sequence ATGGACAAGATTCAACGAGGAGTTGCGAGGTCACGCGCACTCTTGCCTCGAATAACGCACCGACCCTTGCCTTCCGGCGTGAGCTACCTCCACTTTGGAGACTACGGAACACGAAATGCTATGACGAAGCACGAGCTTCAGCGGCTCAAAGACCAGTTGATAGAAGCAAACACAAACCCACAAACAGGCCGCCAGTTGTTTCTCCCCGCCTTTAAGCCCCAGACTCTTGGACACCTGGAACGTTCTCAGGAGCTCCTTACGAAAGAGGGCAAAGCAGATGATTACGCATGGCTTGTCTCCAGTCGTGTCTGGGAAGAAGAGCGTAAAGGGTTGCCAAAATTGCTTGTGCTCGCTTCACCTGGCTTCAAGGTTTTCAGTTCTGGCCATCACCTGACGGAAATCAAGAATGGCTCCCCGGAGGAAGTCAGAGAGATCTTCGCCCTCTGTGCTGAAGTGATGAGTCTGATTCGCCGCAGCGCCATACTGGTCATGGGCAAGATCCACGGTATTGCGAGTGGCGCTGGGGCACAACTCGCCCTGGCCACAGACGTTCCTGTTGCGAGCAGGTCTCTCACCGAACTTTGGTTGCCGGGCGCTGACCTTGGCCTTCCCTGCACAAGTCCTGCAGCAGGACTGAGTCGTGTTCTAGGCACCCGAAGAACCTGGCTTGAGCTCGCAAAAGGTGGATATGTACGGGCGGACTTGAAACTGCATGgtgtggaggttgatgacCCTGCCACCAAAACTGTAGAAGACAAATCACAGTATGAGCAGCAGGCAAATATCCTTTTTGAGGGACCTCCATCGTCGGAGAAATCTCTGCCTCGTAGATCCGCCGAGGACATTGTGCGACATCGCCTATCGCTGGACCACCTGGTCTACAGGTTGGCGAGGCGACTCACGAAGAGAGATACTCAGCAAACGGCTATCACGAAGTGGGCGTTTTGGACCCAGATTGGTCTTCGAGGTCAGCCTCACGTCAACGCTGATGGcgtcgaggttgatggctgCGGCGGGGATGGTTTTGAGGACGCCGTTGCGTTTGCTGGCAGAGTCATGGCATTGCACTCACAAAGCGAGGTCGCCAAGGAGGGAATATCTCGGTTCTTGCAGGAAAACGCGATGCGGAAGCAGACAAATAAGACTGAGGTTGAGATGAACGAAACCACGAGGTAG
- a CDS encoding hypothetical protein (COG:I; EggNog:ENOG503P5IW) produces MGHHNRHFAGDPHALEGVWSPPTSAANFCEEDYAVSRYFAEFISTLTNLAYVYYALVYMYGPGSKGLFSPRYDFMSISLLVLGIGSFAFHATLRQSMQFADELAMLGLVWSLLQGVLTIGTKRDRILNWSMAVGFPLFSAFYISNGKIIYHASAFGLALVLITIRGHYLFLWRNPPFPEAKRVSWKKRGRRTLWLLLIGYALWNIDLEFCTELRSLRVKMGLPWAWVLELHGWWHVLTAVSASWFMDIVREVQEELRDGASVAGKDSESERLKEL; encoded by the exons ATGGGACATCACAACCGCCATTTTGCTGGCGATCCGCACGCGCTGGAGGGTGTTTGGAGTCCACCAACTAGTGCTGCAAA CTTTTGTGAGGAGGACTATGCCGTCAGCAGATATTTCGCCGAGTTTATCAGCACTTTGACAAACTTGGCATATG TTTATTACGCCCTTGTGTACATGTACGGTCCTGGGAGCAAAGGCTTATTCTCCCCCAGATATGATTTCATGTCCATctctctcctcgtcctcggcattGGCTCTTTTGCCTTTCACGCTACCCTCCGCCAGTCAATGCAATTCGCCGACGAGCTTGCCATGTTAGGGCTTGTCTGGTCTTTGCTTCAAGGTGTTCTCACCATTGGGACGAAGCGTGACAGGATACTCAACTGGTCGATGGCTGTGGGGTTTCCGCTCTTTTCGGCGTTTTACATCTCGAATGGCAAGATCATTTACCATGCTTCTGCTTTTGGGCTGGCGTTGGTTTTGATCACCATCCGAGGGCACTACTTGTTTCTTTGGAGAAACCCGCCGTTTCCGGAAGCGAAGAGGGTAtcgtggaagaagagggggaggaggacgctgtggttgttgttaATCGGATATGCGCTTTGGAATATTGACTTGGAGTTTTGTACGGAGCTGAGGAGCCTGAGGGTGAAGATGGGGTTACCTTGGGCTTGGGTGTTGGAGTTGCATGGGTGGTGGCATGTGTTGACTGCTGTCAGTGCGAGCTGGTTTATGGATATTGTGAGGGAGGTCCAGGAGGAGTTAAGAGATGGTGCCAGCGTGGCGGGCAAGGATTCTGAGAGTGAAAGGTTGAAAGAGTTATAG
- a CDS encoding hypothetical protein (COG:S; EggNog:ENOG503P4U1) codes for MGDLSPQKSQSPDWSDSGSGTSRDHIDVLHGPVPTRPRLPSRKSSGTMIVSRDASVGPMETDFAPDDVRSMSPRRTSEDIEHLGKEARQELQRHAKALQDSLIVLFNRIEAVKEEHDKLDNHNKFLQKYIGDLMTTSKITASSSRAKK; via the exons ATGGGTGACCTTAGCCCGCAGAAATCTCAGAGCCCAGACTGGTCGGATTCAGGCTCCGGCACATCGCGCGACCATATCGATGTCCTTCATGGACCCGTTCCAACACGACCTCGCCTCCCCAGTCGAAAGAGCAGCGGTACCATGATTGTCTCTCGGGATGCTTCTGTCGGGCCGATGGAAACAGACTTTGCGCCAGATGATGTGAGGAGCATGAGCCCGAGAAGAACGAGCGAGGACATTGAGCATCTGGGAAAGGAAGCCAGACAAGAGCTACAAAG GCACGCAAAAGCGCTGCAGGATTCGCTCATTGTGTTGTTCAACCGAATAGAGGCCGTCAAGGAGGAACATGACAAGCtcgacaaccacaacaagTTTCTGCAAAAATACATCGGCGATCTTATGACGACGAGCAAAATCACCGCCTCTAGCAGCCGCGCAAAGAAATAA
- a CDS encoding hypothetical protein (EggNog:ENOG503PZVS; COG:P) encodes MSSHSSSDEKHAISHSVEKAPASPEVTLTSAGKAKKAKKEKVVHNAELYAAIQEANINPYSKESIKLYLSVFIAFCCACANGYDGSLMTSIIAMKSYQAVFPVGDTGPLVSAIFSLYTVGAMVGAPFAAILSDRYGRRVGMFCGGVVINIGMIIISTAMTTPQFIVGRFVLGLGIAVMTVAAPAYAIEIAPPHWRGRFAGFYNCGWFGGAIPAAIVTFGTNYMGNNWSWRVPLILQSAACVLVMGAVWFLDESPRFLMANGREEEAIAFLVKYHGNKDPNSALVRLEVEEMREGIRLDGIDKVWWDYRPLFLTHNGRWRMAQVLMISIFGQFSGNGLGYFNTTIFRKLGVTQVPQQLGYNILNQGISAIGALTAVTLTDKMPRRKVLIIGTTLCSFALAANSGLSAVIANQEAERGEGNFDLSYGKGALASYFLFNVIFSFTYTPLQGVIPTEALETTMRAKGLAASGFIVNAVSFINQFATPIALGNIGYKYIFVFVGWDLFEALMWYLFCVESQGRTLEQLNWVYDQPNPVKASLKVDKVVLADDGTVIETAARGVSGNADRADAI; translated from the exons ATGTCGTCGCACAGTTCTTCTGACGAGAAGCACGCTATCTCTCACAGCGTTGAGAAGGCGCCTGCTTCTCCCGAGGTTACCCTCACCAGTGCcggcaaggccaagaaggcaaagaaggagaaggtggtCCACAAT GCCGAGCTTTATGCTGCCATCCAGGAggccaacatcaacccatACAGCAAGGAGTCGATCAAGCTCTACT TGTCCGTCTTCATTGCCTTCTGCTGCGCCTGTGCCAACGGTTACGATGGCTCCCTCATGACCTCGATTATCGCCATGAAGTCCTACCAGGCCGTCTTTCCCGTCGGTGACACCGGCCCGCTTGTCTCGGCTATCTTCTCCCTCTACACTGTCGGTGCCATGGTTGGTGCCCCATTTGCTGCTATCCTCTCGGATCGCTATGGTCGTCGCGTTGGTATGttctgtggtggtgttgtcatcAACATTGGTATGATTATCATCTCCACAGCCATGACCACCCCCCAGTTCATCGTTGGTCGCTTCGTCCTTGGTCTGGGTATTGCCGTTATGACCGTCGCCGCCCCCGCCTACGCTATCGAGATCGCCCCCCCACACTGGCGTGGACGTTTCGCTGGTTTCTACAACTGCGGTTGGTTCGGTGGTGCCATTCCCGCTGCCATTGTCACTTTCGGCACCAACTACATGGGCAACAACTGGTCGTGGCGTGTGCCTTTGATTCTCCAGTCCGCTGCTTGCGTGCTCGTCATGGGTGCTGTCTGGTTCTTGGATGAGTCTCCCCGTTTCCTGATGGCCAACGGccgcgaggaggaggccatcgcTTTCCTTGTCAAGTACCACGGCAACAAGGACCCCAACTCTGCCCTTGTTAggcttgaggttgaggagatGAGAGAGGGTATCAGGCTCGACGGTATCGACAAGGTCTGGTGGGACTATCGCCCCCTGTTCCTCACCCACAACGGCCGCTGGCGTATGGCCCAGGTGCTCATGATTTCCATCTTTGGTCAATTCTCTGGCAACGGTCTCGGTtacttcaacaccaccatcttccGCAAGTTGGGTGTCACCCAGGTTCCCCAGCAGCTCGGCTACAACATTCTCAACCAGGGCATTTCCGCCATTGGTGCCCTTACTGCCGTCACGCTTACCGACAAGATGCCTCGCCGCAAGGTCCTCATCATCGGTACCACTCTCTGCTCCTTTGCTCTGGCTGCCAACTCGGGTCTTTCCGCCGTGATTGCCAACCAGGAGGCCGAGAGGGGTGAGGGCAACTTCGACCTCAGCTACGGCAAGGGTGCTCTCGCCTCTTACTTCCTCTTCAACGTTATTTTCTCGTTCACCTACACTCCCCTCCAGGGTGTCATCCCCACCGAGGCTCTCGAGACCACCATGCGTGCCAAGGGTCTGGCTGCTTCCGGCTTCATCGTCAACGCCGtctccttcatcaaccagTTCGCCACCCCCATTGCTCTTGGAAACATTGGATACAAGTAcatcttcgtcttcgtcggCTGGGATTTGTTTGAGGCGCTTATGTGGTACCTCTTCTG CGTTGAATCCCAAGGCCGCACCCTCGAGCAGCTTAACTGGGTCTACGACCAGCCCAACCCCGTCAAGGCCTCGCTCAAGGTCGATAAGGTCGTCCTCGCTGACGATGGTACCGTCATTGAGACCGCAGCGAGGGGCGTTTCCGGCAATGCTGACCGCGCCGATGCCATCTAA
- the SAM4 gene encoding AdoMet-homocysteine methyltransferase (EggNog:ENOG503NW28; COG:E), which yields MEGRNPRTIKFLDGGLGTTLETIHGVKFSESTPLWSSHLLLTDLQTLADCQMSFAKAGADVITTATYQVSIDGFRNTKTENWPNGVPLPNIGHFLKDAVSIARRAASKVGGRVALSLGPYGATMIPSTEYTGHYDIEPSQDIVDKLFHWHSERYNLYVQVPKLLLDVSYIAFETIPRLDEILAIRRFLNADISGGVKLGPREFYHDIPVWISVLFPGDDDKMPDGTSVEDAVAAMISKEFGSKTPQFVGINCTQVSKLEGLVRQFTKAVEKLVATGVVEKWPGLVLYPDGTKEGERYNTATKEWEISGEGSKKTAEDVSWERQLAMVVKEAYDTGGWSSFLIGGCCRTTPENIQRLTWAIRE from the exons ATGGAGGGCCGTAATCCTAGAACCATCAAATTCCTTGACGGTGGTCTTGGAACCACCCTCGAAACTATCCATGGCGTCAAGTTCTCCGAGTCGACGCCCCTCTGGTCCTCCCACCTTCTCTTGACAGACTTGCAAACCCTGGCGGACTGCCAGATGTCGTTTGCCAAAGCTGGTGCAGATGTCATCACAACCGCGACATACCAGGTGTCGATCGATGGGTTCAGGAATACAAAGACAGAGAACTG GCCGAACGGTgtgcccctccccaacatAGGCCACTTCCTCAAAGATGCTGTCTCCATCGCCAGGAGGGCCGCCAGCAAGGTTGGTGGCCGAGTCGCTCTCAGCCTTGGACCGTATGGGGCTACGATGATACCTTCAACTGAGTACACCGGCCACTACGACATCGAGCCTTCCCAAGACATCGTCGATAAACTCTTTCATTGGCACAGCGAGCGGTACAACCTCTATGTTCAAGTCCCCAAACTGCTGCTCGATGTGTCCTACATTGCGTTCGAGACCATCCCTCGATTGGACGAGATACTAGCAATCAGGCGCTTTTTGAACGCGGACATCAGCGGGGGGGTGAAGCTAGGCCCGCGCGAGTTTTACCATGACATTCCTGTCTGGATCAGTGTTCTGTTCCCTGGCGATGACGACAAAATGCCCGATGGCACTAGTGTAGAAGACGCGGTAGCCGCTATGATTAGCAAAGAGTTTGGAAGTAAGACGCCACAGTTTGTTGGGATCAACTGTACTCAAGTTTCCAAGCTCGAGGGTCTAGTTCGACAGTTTACCAAGGCTGTGGAAAAGCTGGTCGCGACGGGGGTCGTGGAAAAATGGCCTGGTTTGGTATTGTATCCTGATGGCACGAAGGAAGGAGAGCGGTACAATACTGCGACAAAGGAGTGGGAGATATCGGGGGAGGGTTCCAAGAAGACAGCGGAGGATGTATCATGGGAACGTCAGCTTGCTATGGTGGTCAAGGAGGCTTATGATACGGGGGGATGGAGTTCATTCTTGATCGGTGGCTGTTGTAGAACTACGCCTGAAAACATCCAAAGGCTTACGTGGGCGATCCGTGAGTGA